The Gorilla gorilla gorilla isolate KB3781 chromosome 11, NHGRI_mGorGor1-v2.1_pri, whole genome shotgun sequence genome contains the following window.
ACACCCACTTGTCCTGGGCCTGCTGCTGTGTGTGCTGGGCCCAGTGGTGTCCCATGCTGGGAAGATACTGTTGATCCCAGTGGATGGCAGCCACTGGCTGAGCATGCTTGGGAccatccagcagctgcagcaaaGGGGACATGAAATAGTTGTCCTAGCACCTGATGCCTCGTTGTACATCAGAGACGGAGCATTTTACACCTTGAAGACGTACCCTGTGCCATTCCAAAGGGAGGATGTGAAAGAGTCTTTTGTTAGTCTCgggcataatgtttttgagaatgattctttcctgCAGCGTGTGATCAAaacatacaagaaaataaaaaaggactcTGCTATGCTTTTGTCTGGCTGTTCCCACTTACTGCACAACAAGGAGCTCATGGCCTCCCTGGCAGAAAGCAGCTTTGATGTCATGCTGACGGACCCTTTCCTTCCTTGCAGCCCCATCGTGGCCCAGTACCTGTCTCTGCCCGCTGTATTCTTCTTGCATGCACTGCCATGCAGCCTGGAATTTGAGGCTACCCAGTGCCCCAACCCATTCTCCTACGTGCCCAGGCCTCTCTCCTCTCATTCAGATCACATGACCTTCCTGCAGCGGGTGAAGAACATGCTCATTGCCTTTTCACAGAACTTTCTGTGCGACGTGGTTTATTCCCCGTATGCAACCCTTGCCTCAGAATTCCTTCAGAGAGAGGTGACTGTCCAGGACCTATTGAGCTCTGCATCTGTCTGGCTGTTTAGAAGTGACTTTGTGAAGGATTACCCTAGGCCCCTCATGCCCAATATGGTTTTTGTTGGTGGAATCAACTGCCTTCACCAAAATCCACTATCCCAGGTGTGTATTGGAGTGGGACTTTTACATGCATGTATTCTTTCAGATGTATTACTTTGGATCGATTAACTAGCCCCAGATATATGCTGAGCAAGCATTCTGAGATAATTTAAAATGCcctcttttgttaatttttgactCCTAGGTTTGAGTCTGTCTTTGGCATCATCTTCTGGATGATTTCTTGGTATCTGAGATTTCGGGAAAGCATTCCTTGGACATTTTACTCTGTGTGCTGCAGTGGATAGTAATCAATTAGAAACAACAAGCTGTTAAATGCCATAGGCACAGGATGCTGGGTTTGGGGCACCCTGCAGAAAACTCAGTTGAAGCCTGCACCTTGCCCTGGATTCAGTCAGGCAGGCAGTGTTCAGGACTGATGAAATCATTCTTTGGTGATGATAGATCCTGGCAATGAAAGTTGCCTTTGTGACCCTGGTTAAAGCTCCAGTTTCTAAGTATTCTGATAAGAAGCTGGATCCTGCAGTCCGTTCTCTTCTAATGAGTGAATCACCAGAAGTCAGGTTCTGACATGATACAGAAAGGTTGTAGGTTTCATTCTCAAGCTATTAGGTTTATTTTTCCCCTACAGAGTTTGAAGTATGCAAAAAGTAGCATTCACATCCTCATCGAAATCTCAGCAGAGCATAGAAAAGAACAGGAGAGGCTCCTTCAGATGGAGGGTTAGGGAATgactctctgaggaggtgacatttcagagagcattcattcatttatcctgCAAAGATTGGCTGAGGATCTACTGGCAGCCCAGGCGCTTCCCAGGTGCTGAGTCTGGCTCCCATTAAGGGGACTGATCTCACCTTCGGAGAGCACCAGACCTTATTTCCACTATACCTCCAATgtgatttgtattttattttttttaattttctgtgcaTTTTCCTTCATAGCACATCAAATATGGCAGCCATTTCACTTAGATAGTTGTTGATTGTCCGCTTCACATCATGAGCCATGTGGGGACATGTGTGACTTTGCATTAATCACATCCACTGTATACTGCGTCTTCAACACCTGCCAATGGGTCTGCATGTATTTGGCGCCCCATAAATCTCAGCACCTAAGGCACAGAATAGGCACCCACCGAATATgtgttaaattaatgaatgagaaGATAGGTGCCAACTGAGGTCTAGTTAATGGGTAGAGAGTAATCCACAATAGCTCTTTTTAGTTCTTTGTACTCCAGCTATTACATACCAATATGTATATAGAAACATATGTAAAATTTTTTGGTTGCTTTTTCTACAAAATAGAGTAACAGTGTATTCCCACTGCCCACTTACCGATATGTCATGGATATCACTCCAGTTTTAAATGCTATTACTTTTTAAACTATgaaatagtatttcatggtactTGTGTACCACAGTGTATTCTGCTGGAGATCTAGTCTAGTTCCCCACAGAGGAACATTACAATTTGTATTCcaggagttttgttcttgtgacCTCAAACACTTCCTTTAAAAAGATAAGCTATTTTGTAGTTTAAAAAACgtttgttctgtttctttctcattcatcttttcttaagtattttacatggttttttttttttggtcactactgtgaatgtgttatttttttccatttctatctCTAGCTGATTATCTACTCACTACTCAGCTATCTCatcaaaatattgattttcataataaaaaataataggcaGTCATTTGCTGATAAAGAAATTTTGGTTTCTTCTCTTATAAATTCCATGCCAAATGTCAGGGCTATTGAATTTATTAGAATCTCTAAAAACAGTTGAATAATTCTGGCAATAGGAAAGATGCCCGTCTTGCTGCTATTTTAGTGGAAATTgattatcatttcattattttgcattatGTTAGCCATTGTTTTCTGAACAGGCTTTATTGATTTAGATAATTTCCTTCTTTGCGTGAGGATGTTTGTAGGAGAGGCGCTGAACTTTATCAGCTGCCTTTCTGGCATTTATTGATATAACCATGAATGTCTAAGTGGTGAACTGTGTTGACTACATATTTGTTGTTGCCTTGTTTGGTGCAGTCAGGCTTAGGTGTGAAAATATGTTTGTAAATTGTACCTTTTAGTAACCTATTTTGTCTTGTTGAATGTTTTAAACTGAAATTCCACTTTTTGGATATTAATATTACCacttctgtattatttttgtttacatttccCTAGCACATCTTTAGTACTCCTTTGTCTTcaagctttcttcctttttaaacaaCATGGCACTGGTATTTTTAATCCAGTCAGGCAGTTGCTTTAATAAGTGCATTTTGCCTATTTGAATCTAACAATTAATAGATTTGATTGTAACTCTCTCAGTTTACTTTATGTTTAGTTGACTTTGCCATTCTCCTTTTTCCGGATTTCTACTGGTTGGTCaagttactgtttttattttctctttcttcctttgttaACTAAAAATGCCACTCTGCACTACCAGTCCTCTTGTGTTGATGGTCCTATTCTCAATACTCTTGATAAAACTCccgaactttaaaaataaagataaaacttTTATTGCACAAAGAAGTCCATAGAGAAAGCACAACCTGGCATTGGCGTGTCTTTGGTGTgtctgaaggaaaagagatagtGGAACaatattgggagaaaaggaatgaAACTCAAGAATTCCAAGATGTTCCTCCCCTGCCAGGGTAAGATAGCAGTGGTTCACAGACAATCAATCGCAATGCTGGGTCTGAGAAAAATAACTAAACGGAAGATTAGTGAGGACCAAGGCTTTGAGATGGCCAGGAGAGGAAAGCTTGGGAGCAGGGAAGGTTGAGATATATGTGGGTTACTGGGAATGCGTGATGGTGAAGTCACAGATGACCCACATGGTGTCTAAGTGCTAAAGAAGAATTCTGGGAAAATGAAATGCATTTGGGAAGGGACAATCTAATTAAAAGcctaaactaaaaatacaaaattcttggtAAAGTTTAGGAGTTATGTTAAATGTCTCATTTTGGCTGGTGAAGTCTCATCAGAACAGGGAAATTCTCTCATTCGGGGGcatctcatcttttttttgaAGGGAATCAATGGTGGGGGATTGGAGTGTTATTTTCAGTTAATATGTTGCTTCACTCTTTGGTCATTCCGGTAACTGTGAAGTCAGGGCGAAGTTTAAGGGAAGCTTTGCCAAGTAGGGGATGGACTTCACCTTTATTGAGCCTCATAATAGCTGGCTCAGGTAGGAGTTGGCCATGATGACAACTTCTCTGCAGTTTGCCCTGCGTGAATCTCTAGATGAACTTTTGTGCCATTTAAACTTTCGTGATCTCCTGCTATTTAACTTCGAATGTTTATGGACCTGTGGGTTCAATTTTGTGTGAATCACGTCCTGCTGATTGCTGAGTGGGCGTGTGGGAGGGCGTGCCTGGAGGAGAACTTAGACTTGGCCTTTTCCAGATGAGCTTCAGTGTAAGAGTGGGTTTCATGAAGAGCAAAGGTCCTAGGAAATTTAAGTAAGCCATTTACCATCGCTCAGAAGAAAGAACTTGAAGAGCACTTGGAAATGAGCTGTGTCTCCccaagaaagagggagagaaagaggggagaGATGTGGTGCAGACCCTAGGGAGGAAGGAGTTCAGAAAAACCATCCTCAGGGTGTTCTTGCCACAAACCAAAAAACGCAGCATGGTGGTGGAGAGGATGACTCTGTCCTCCCTGACTTTTAGATGAGCCCAAGGGAAAAGGCAAAGACAAAGCCCTTAAGAGCCAGAGGACTCACGAGGGCCTGGGGCTGGTGAGAGTGGCGGGGAGAGAGGGCTCACGTTGGGAGAAGGATGGTCAGTGTCTGGGGCTTTCCTGGTCATGTTCCAAATCAGGCTTGGCAGGAGTCCTGCTGTGCAAATTGCATTTGCTGAGCCCTGTCAGAGGTCTCCTGTGTCTCACATCTAGGGTGACCAGCATCCTGGCTTCCTCAGGACTGTTCAGGTTTTAGCACTGAACATCACATGTCCCAGGGAACCCCTCAGTTTGGGCAAGCCCTGCCACATCACACAATCATATTAGTGCCCTCAGTATTCTTTGCAAACATAAAACCATAGactcagtaatcccattactgggtatatacccaaagaaatataaattattctactataaagacacatgcacatatttgtttattgcagcactattcacaataacaaagtcatggaaccaacccagatgcccatcaatggtagattggataaagaaaatgtggtacatatacaccatggaatactatgca
Protein-coding sequences here:
- the UGT1A6 gene encoding UDP-glucuronosyltransferase 1A6 isoform X3; this translates as MAVESQGGHPLVLGLLLCVLGPVVSHAGKILLIPVDGSHWLSMLGTIQQLQQRGHEIVVLAPDASLYIRDGAFYTLKTYPVPFQREDVKESFVSLGHNVFENDSFLQRVIKTYKKIKKDSAMLLSGCSHLLHNKELMASLAESSFDVMLTDPFLPCSPIVAQYLSLPAVFFLHALPCSLEFEATQCPNPFSYVPRPLSSHSDHMTFLQRVKNMLIAFSQNFLCDVVYSPYATLASEFLQREVTVQDLLSSASVWLFRSDFVKDYPRPLMPNMVFVGGINCLHQNPLSQEFEAYINASGEHGIVVFSLGSMVSEIPEKKAMAIADALGKIPQTVLWRYTGTRPSNLANNTILVKWLPQNDLLGHPMTRAFITHAGSHGVYESICNGVPMVMMPLFGDQMDNAKRMETKGAGVTLNVLEMTSEDLENALKAVINDKSYKENIMRLSSLHKDRPVEPLDLAVFWVEFVMRHKGAPHLRPAAHDLTWYQYHSLDVIGFLLAVALTVAFITFKCCAYGYRKCFGKKGRVKKAHKSKTH